A region of Streptomyces sp. R44 DNA encodes the following proteins:
- a CDS encoding ricin-type beta-trefoil lectin domain protein — protein sequence MKRTRYRLRWPVAAVAAAAAALGSMTAAAPAGAADTSSAAGITSVPLSPELEAIRAAEATRIYGSPEERPLAERRTGLISLGDSEISGEGVGTYESPTNGPTNWCHRSPDAAIHRTGIPADLTFNVSCSGAYTGNIRIGGSKQYADELVQSDNLAVKARNTRIKMVLLVAGANDDLQFGPVMTDCVQRYVLSQGTCEPKYAPGWQARVDGLVPKVEQTVRDLKTVMRDAGYADGDYKLVVMGYPSPIGPDFYDNPNFPGKLSCGGMGYDSDTKWGRNTAVPAFERGMRRIAADTGATYLDNSRLFHGHEVCMEDTWARGLYIDLSKPGGLDENSVRQSFHPNRSGHGAFASCLTQIYNSGLREASCADVNSSGTPTLFPLAWDDAYQPLRNQATGNCLDVNASESANGTAVLGWDCHGGRNQGWWYDSARKTVHTQLTQDRCLDVPGAAYQAGKALIVWNCSGAANQKFVRDGATIRPAAATGLCLAQGAAKEPVRLQNCDGSANQKFA from the coding sequence GTGAAGCGCACCAGGTACAGACTCCGCTGGCCCGTCGCGGCCGTCGCCGCCGCCGCGGCGGCCCTCGGCAGCATGACCGCCGCCGCCCCCGCCGGCGCGGCCGACACGAGCAGCGCGGCCGGAATCACCTCCGTACCGCTCTCTCCCGAGCTGGAGGCGATCCGGGCGGCCGAGGCCACCAGGATCTACGGCAGCCCCGAGGAGCGCCCGCTCGCCGAGCGCAGGACCGGCCTCATCTCGCTGGGCGACAGCGAGATCTCCGGCGAGGGCGTCGGCACGTACGAGTCGCCCACCAACGGGCCCACCAACTGGTGCCACCGCTCCCCGGACGCCGCCATCCACCGCACCGGGATCCCCGCGGACCTCACCTTCAACGTGTCCTGCTCCGGCGCCTACACCGGGAACATCCGGATCGGCGGCTCCAAGCAGTACGCCGACGAGCTCGTCCAGAGCGACAACCTCGCCGTCAAGGCCCGCAACACCCGCATCAAGATGGTCCTGCTCGTCGCCGGCGCCAACGACGACCTCCAGTTCGGGCCCGTCATGACCGACTGCGTCCAGCGGTACGTCCTCAGCCAGGGCACCTGCGAGCCCAAGTACGCCCCCGGCTGGCAGGCCCGCGTCGACGGACTCGTCCCCAAGGTCGAGCAGACCGTCCGCGACCTCAAGACCGTCATGCGCGACGCCGGATACGCCGACGGCGACTACAAGCTGGTCGTCATGGGCTACCCCAGCCCGATCGGCCCCGACTTCTACGACAACCCGAACTTCCCCGGCAAGCTCTCCTGCGGCGGCATGGGCTACGACTCCGACACCAAGTGGGGCCGCAACACCGCCGTTCCCGCCTTCGAGCGCGGCATGCGCAGGATCGCGGCCGACACCGGCGCCACCTACCTCGACAACTCGCGCCTCTTCCACGGCCACGAGGTCTGTATGGAGGACACCTGGGCCCGGGGCCTCTACATCGACCTCTCCAAGCCCGGCGGCCTCGACGAGAACTCCGTACGCCAGTCCTTCCACCCCAACAGGAGCGGCCACGGCGCCTTCGCGTCCTGCCTGACCCAGATCTACAACTCGGGCCTGCGCGAGGCGAGCTGCGCCGACGTCAACTCCTCCGGCACCCCGACGCTCTTCCCGCTCGCCTGGGACGACGCGTACCAGCCGCTGAGGAACCAGGCGACCGGCAACTGCCTGGACGTCAACGCCTCCGAGTCGGCCAACGGCACCGCCGTCCTCGGCTGGGACTGCCACGGCGGCCGCAACCAGGGCTGGTGGTACGACTCCGCCCGGAAGACCGTCCACACCCAGCTCACCCAGGACCGCTGCCTGGACGTGCCGGGCGCCGCCTATCAGGCCGGCAAGGCCCTCATCGTCTGGAACTGCAGCGGCGCCGCCAACCAGAAGTTCGTCCGTGACGGCGCCACGATCCGGCCCGCCGCCGCGACCGGACTCTGCCTCGCCCAGGGCGCGGCGAAGGAGCCGGTCAGGCTCCAGAACTGCGACGGCTCCGCGAACCAGAAGTTCGCGTAG
- a CDS encoding SpoIIE family protein phosphatase, which yields MTEHPTSHEGRQPLAARPQERARPRQEAAAAGLPSDLPAPAGGPATPATPGAEAPAQPTAPNATGGPVHPDVTGGSGHPGSPGAVAVAVSPQPPGGARGGDTSARREGDRLRFVGAATRRIARGIDLDEIVLGLCRATVPTFSDEILVYLRDPLPVGDERPVAPFVLRLRRTDRLRLSDLEGEELVLVPDPDPTPAAELCEVRNGGALAEVLRGVRPVFGDSAAAKSALTELLGPEHPLPGGLRAVLAPLRGRRRVIGAAVFLRRPERAGFEPNDLLVAAQLATHTALGIDKAVLYGREAYIADELQRTMLPDSLPQPTGVKLASRYLPAAETARVGGDWYDAIPLPGSRVALVVGDVMGHSMTSAAIMGQLRTTAQTLAGLDLPPQEVLHHLDEQAQRLGENRMATCMYAVYDPVSHRITVANAGHPPPILLHLGGRAEVLRVPPGAPIGVGGVDFEAVELDAPAGATLLLYTDGLVESRLRDVWTGIEQLRERLAATAQLTGPDHSPPLEALCDDVLDMLGPGDRDDDIALLAARFDGIAPSDVAYWFLEPEDAAPGRARRLARRALARWDLEELTDSVELLISEVVTNAVRYAERPVTLRLLRTDVLRCEVGDDSPQLPRQRRARDTDEGGRGLFLVNRLARRWGATRLSGGKVVWFELATRT from the coding sequence GTGACGGAGCATCCCACCTCCCACGAAGGCCGGCAGCCCCTGGCTGCCCGGCCGCAGGAACGCGCGCGCCCTCGCCAGGAGGCGGCGGCGGCCGGCCTGCCCTCCGACCTGCCCGCCCCGGCGGGCGGCCCGGCGACCCCGGCGACCCCGGGCGCGGAGGCCCCCGCGCAGCCCACCGCACCGAACGCGACCGGCGGGCCGGTCCACCCGGACGTCACAGGCGGCTCGGGCCACCCCGGCTCCCCCGGTGCCGTCGCCGTCGCCGTCTCCCCGCAGCCTCCCGGCGGGGCGCGCGGCGGGGACACCTCCGCGCGGCGGGAGGGCGACCGGCTGCGGTTCGTCGGGGCCGCGACCCGGCGCATCGCGCGCGGCATCGACCTGGACGAGATCGTCCTCGGCCTGTGCCGGGCCACCGTGCCGACCTTCTCCGACGAGATCCTGGTCTACCTCCGCGACCCGCTCCCGGTGGGCGACGAGCGGCCGGTGGCGCCGTTCGTGCTGCGGCTGCGGCGCACGGACCGGCTCCGGTTAAGCGATCTGGAGGGCGAGGAGCTCGTCCTCGTACCCGATCCGGATCCGACCCCCGCGGCCGAACTCTGCGAGGTACGGAACGGCGGGGCGCTCGCCGAGGTGCTGCGCGGGGTGCGGCCGGTCTTCGGCGACTCCGCGGCCGCGAAGTCGGCCCTCACCGAACTGCTCGGCCCCGAGCACCCGCTGCCCGGCGGGCTGCGGGCGGTGCTCGCGCCGCTGCGCGGCCGGCGCCGGGTGATCGGCGCGGCCGTGTTCCTGCGCCGTCCCGAGCGGGCCGGCTTCGAGCCGAACGACCTGCTCGTCGCGGCCCAGTTGGCCACGCACACGGCCCTCGGCATCGACAAGGCCGTGCTGTACGGCCGCGAGGCGTACATCGCGGACGAGCTCCAGCGGACGATGCTGCCGGACTCGCTGCCGCAGCCGACCGGCGTCAAGCTGGCCTCGCGCTATCTGCCGGCGGCCGAGACGGCCCGGGTCGGCGGCGACTGGTACGACGCGATCCCGCTGCCCGGCAGCAGGGTCGCCCTGGTCGTCGGCGACGTCATGGGCCACTCCATGACGTCGGCGGCGATCATGGGCCAGCTGCGCACCACGGCGCAGACCCTGGCCGGTCTCGACCTGCCGCCGCAGGAGGTCCTGCACCACCTGGACGAGCAGGCGCAGCGGCTCGGCGAGAACCGCATGGCGACCTGCATGTACGCGGTGTACGACCCGGTCTCGCACCGGATCACGGTCGCCAACGCGGGCCATCCGCCGCCGATACTGCTCCACCTGGGCGGCCGCGCCGAGGTGCTGCGGGTGCCGCCCGGCGCCCCGATCGGGGTCGGCGGGGTGGACTTCGAGGCGGTCGAGCTGGACGCCCCGGCCGGCGCCACGCTGCTGCTGTACACGGACGGGCTCGTCGAGTCCCGGCTGCGGGACGTGTGGACGGGCATCGAGCAGCTGCGGGAGCGCCTCGCGGCGACCGCGCAGCTGACGGGCCCGGACCACTCGCCGCCGCTCGAAGCGCTCTGCGACGACGTCCTGGACATGCTGGGCCCGGGCGACCGGGACGACGACATCGCGCTGCTCGCGGCCCGGTTCGACGGGATCGCGCCGAGCGACGTGGCGTACTGGTTCCTGGAGCCGGAGGACGCCGCCCCGGGGCGGGCCAGGCGGCTCGCCCGGCGGGCGCTCGCCCGCTGGGACCTGGAGGAGCTGACGGACTCGGTGGAGCTGCTGATCAGCGAGGTCGTGACGAACGCCGTGCGGTACGCGGAGCGCCCGGTGACCCTGCGGCTGCTCCGTACGGACGTGCTGCGCTGCGAGGTCGGCGACGATTCGCCGCAGCTGCCCCGGCAGCGGCGGGCGCGCGACACGGACGAGGGCGGGCGCGGGCTCTTCCTGGTGAACCGGCTGGCCCGGCGGTGGGGGGCGACCCGGCTCTCGGGCGGCAAGGTGGTCTGGTTCGAGCTGGCGACCCGTACCTGA
- a CDS encoding class II fumarate hydratase, with amino-acid sequence MNEADGYRVEHDSMGEVRVPAHAKWRAQTQRAVENFPVSGQRLERAHIEALARIKAAAAKVNAELGVIDEDRAQAIASAADEVAEGRWDEHFPVDVFQTGSGTSSNMNTNEVIATLATERLPEGREVHPNDHVNASQSSNDVFPSSIHIAATAAVTRDLIPALDHLAAALERKSAEFSSVVKSGRTHLMDATPVTLGQEFGGYAAQVRYGAERLRAALPRLAELPLGGTAVGTGINTPAGFSPAVIAEVARATGLPLTEARDHFEAQGARDALVETSGQLRTIAVSLTKIANDLRWMASGPRTGLAEINLPDLQPGSSIMPGKVNPVIPEAVLMVAAQVTGNDTTVAVAGAAGNFELNVMLPVMAKNLLESVRLLANASRLLADRTVDGITANVERAREYAESSPSVVTPLNKYIGYEEAAKVAKKSLAERKTIREVVLESGYVERGDLTVEQLDEALDVLRMTHP; translated from the coding sequence ATGAACGAGGCAGACGGGTACCGCGTCGAGCACGACTCCATGGGCGAGGTGCGGGTCCCCGCGCACGCCAAGTGGCGGGCCCAGACCCAGCGGGCCGTGGAGAACTTCCCGGTCTCCGGGCAGCGCCTTGAGCGCGCCCACATCGAGGCCCTGGCCCGGATCAAGGCGGCCGCCGCCAAGGTCAACGCCGAGCTCGGCGTGATCGACGAGGACCGCGCGCAGGCGATCGCCTCGGCCGCCGACGAGGTCGCGGAGGGGCGCTGGGACGAGCACTTCCCCGTGGACGTCTTCCAGACCGGCTCGGGCACCTCGTCCAACATGAACACCAACGAGGTGATCGCCACCCTCGCCACCGAGCGACTGCCCGAGGGCCGTGAGGTCCACCCCAACGACCACGTCAACGCCTCGCAGTCCTCGAACGACGTCTTCCCCTCCTCCATCCACATCGCGGCCACGGCCGCCGTCACCCGCGACCTGATCCCCGCCCTCGACCACCTGGCCGCCGCCCTGGAGCGAAAATCGGCCGAATTCTCGTCGGTGGTGAAGTCCGGCCGTACGCATCTGATGGACGCCACTCCGGTCACCCTGGGCCAGGAGTTCGGCGGTTACGCGGCCCAGGTCCGGTACGGCGCCGAGCGGCTGCGCGCGGCACTCCCCCGGCTCGCCGAACTCCCCCTCGGCGGTACGGCGGTGGGCACCGGCATCAACACCCCGGCCGGCTTCTCCCCGGCCGTCATCGCCGAGGTCGCCCGCGCCACCGGCCTGCCGCTGACCGAGGCCCGCGACCACTTCGAGGCCCAGGGCGCCCGCGACGCCCTGGTGGAGACGTCCGGGCAGCTCAGGACCATCGCCGTCTCCCTCACGAAGATCGCCAACGACCTTCGCTGGATGGCCAGCGGCCCGCGCACCGGCCTCGCCGAGATCAACCTCCCCGACCTCCAGCCCGGCTCCTCGATCATGCCCGGCAAGGTGAACCCGGTGATCCCCGAGGCGGTCCTGATGGTCGCCGCCCAGGTGACCGGGAACGACACCACCGTGGCGGTGGCGGGCGCGGCCGGGAACTTCGAGCTCAACGTGATGCTGCCGGTGATGGCCAAGAACCTCCTGGAATCCGTACGGCTTCTGGCCAACGCCTCCCGACTGCTCGCCGACCGCACGGTCGACGGGATCACGGCGAACGTGGAGCGCGCCCGCGAGTACGCCGAGTCCTCGCCGTCCGTGGTCACGCCGCTGAACAAGTACATCGGCTACGAGGAGGCCGCGAAGGTCGCGAAGAAGTCCCTCGCCGAGCGGAAGACCATCCGCGAGGTGGTCCTGGAGTCCGGCTACGTGGAGCGCGGCGACCTCACCGTCGAGCAGCTCGACGAGGCGCTGGACGTGCTGCGCATGACGCACCCGTAG
- a CDS encoding dirigent protein, whose amino-acid sequence MTRTFRRIGALCAGTVAAVTFAAAAPAQADNGDGFEFTLYAKEVPGPGTDSSGPPPKVGDVFTAADDLYKTKGGSKVGRDGVTCAVVRVSGDQADVNCVGTFVLNGGPGGQLTAQALVTFDISNVAPAAYDVAITGGTGDFTQARGYVSTSPDGDYSRMEFHVTTR is encoded by the coding sequence ATGACCCGCACCTTCAGGAGGATCGGCGCGCTCTGCGCCGGTACGGTCGCGGCGGTCACCTTCGCCGCCGCCGCCCCCGCCCAGGCCGACAACGGAGACGGCTTCGAGTTCACGCTCTACGCCAAGGAGGTCCCCGGCCCGGGGACCGACTCGAGCGGGCCGCCGCCCAAGGTCGGGGACGTCTTCACGGCCGCCGACGACCTGTACAAGACCAAGGGCGGCAGCAAGGTCGGCCGCGACGGCGTGACCTGCGCCGTCGTGCGCGTCTCCGGTGACCAGGCCGACGTGAACTGCGTGGGCACCTTCGTCCTGAACGGCGGACCGGGCGGACAGCTCACCGCCCAGGCCCTCGTCACCTTCGACATCTCGAACGTGGCCCCGGCCGCCTATGACGTCGCCATCACCGGAGGCACCGGCGACTTCACGCAGGCGCGTGGATACGTGAGTACGAGCCCCGACGGGGACTACTCGCGGATGGAGTTCCACGTCACCACGAGGTGA
- a CDS encoding WhiB family transcriptional regulator — translation MLQLPHQPLQVAAVPPQRVPAREDEAGPWHAEAVCRRDEAGLFFAPSKEPTAARLAREEAAKRVCARCPVMVECREHALLQPEPYGVWGGLTAAERRVVLARRRRREVELRKAAATERIAQAG, via the coding sequence GTGCTGCAACTGCCGCATCAGCCCCTCCAGGTCGCCGCCGTACCCCCTCAGCGCGTTCCTGCCCGGGAGGACGAGGCCGGTCCTTGGCACGCGGAGGCGGTGTGCCGCCGGGACGAGGCCGGGCTCTTCTTCGCGCCCTCCAAGGAGCCGACCGCCGCGCGGCTCGCCCGGGAGGAGGCGGCCAAGCGGGTCTGCGCGCGCTGTCCGGTCATGGTCGAGTGCCGGGAGCACGCCCTGCTCCAGCCCGAGCCGTACGGGGTGTGGGGCGGGCTCACCGCGGCGGAGCGCCGTGTCGTCCTCGCCCGGCGCCGGCGGCGTGAGGTGGAGCTGCGGAAGGCCGCCGCGACCGAGCGGATCGCCCAGGCGGGTTGA
- a CDS encoding DUF402 domain-containing protein: protein MTGSGGSQHWAPGDHILWRYRGNGTGAVHICRPVTVVQDTPELLAVWMAPGTECVRPVLADGTAVHEEPLATRYTAPRTTERTRWAGSGVLKLARPGEPWSVWLFWERGWRFRSWYVNLEEPRVRWSGGFDSEDHFLDISVYPDRSWLWRDEDEFAQAQRSGLMSPEQAAGVRAAGERAVERIKRWGTPFADGWEDWRPDPGWRVPQLPADWDRTPAHTAP from the coding sequence ATGACAGGATCGGGCGGCTCTCAGCACTGGGCGCCGGGGGATCACATCCTCTGGCGCTACCGCGGCAACGGCACCGGAGCGGTGCACATCTGCCGACCGGTGACGGTCGTCCAGGACACGCCCGAGCTGCTCGCGGTCTGGATGGCGCCCGGCACCGAGTGCGTCCGGCCCGTCCTCGCCGACGGCACGGCCGTCCACGAGGAGCCGCTCGCCACCCGCTACACCGCCCCCCGCACCACCGAGCGCACCCGCTGGGCCGGCAGCGGGGTGCTCAAGCTGGCGCGGCCCGGCGAGCCGTGGTCGGTGTGGCTGTTCTGGGAGCGCGGCTGGCGCTTCCGCAGCTGGTACGTGAACCTCGAGGAGCCGCGGGTCCGGTGGTCCGGCGGCTTCGACTCCGAGGACCACTTCCTCGACATCTCCGTCTACCCCGACCGCAGCTGGCTGTGGCGGGACGAGGACGAGTTCGCGCAGGCCCAGCGGTCCGGCCTGATGAGCCCGGAGCAGGCCGCCGGGGTGCGGGCGGCCGGGGAGCGGGCGGTGGAGCGGATCAAGAGGTGGGGGACGCCGTTCGCGGACGGCTGGGAGGACTGGCGGCCCGATCCGGGATGGCGGGTTCCCCAGCTGCCGGCGGACTGGGATCGCACTCCGGCGCACACGGCGCCGTGA
- a CDS encoding DUF1707 domain-containing protein produces MDLEKQPEPEKQPQPQRPVAPAEPALAGPAHVDPQGSLRASDADRDRVADILRDALAEGRLDAEEHSDRIDAVYRAKTVGELEPIVRDLPAARTAHEPEAAVAWGSDDPEGPAESLVAIFSSTTRRGRWRVSRRTNAFALFGNVEIDLTEAIFAQRLTTINATSIFGNVEVRVPENISLRGSGSGVFGNFEVVTLEGADPQAPVVVINGYSVFGNVEARPKRGKWITDLQGRLRKHLGH; encoded by the coding sequence GTGGACCTCGAAAAGCAGCCCGAACCCGAGAAGCAGCCGCAGCCGCAGCGGCCGGTCGCCCCCGCCGAGCCCGCTCTCGCCGGGCCCGCCCACGTCGATCCGCAGGGTTCGCTGCGGGCCTCGGACGCGGACCGCGACCGCGTCGCGGACATCCTCAGGGACGCCCTCGCCGAGGGACGGCTCGACGCCGAGGAGCACTCGGACCGGATCGACGCGGTCTACCGGGCCAAGACCGTAGGGGAGCTGGAGCCGATCGTCCGCGACCTGCCGGCCGCCCGGACCGCCCACGAGCCCGAAGCGGCCGTGGCCTGGGGCTCGGACGACCCCGAGGGCCCCGCGGAGAGCCTCGTCGCGATCTTCTCCAGCACGACCCGCAGGGGCCGCTGGCGGGTGAGCCGCCGGACGAACGCCTTCGCTCTCTTCGGGAACGTCGAGATCGACCTGACCGAGGCGATCTTCGCCCAGCGGCTGACCACCATCAACGCCACCTCCATCTTCGGCAACGTGGAGGTGCGGGTCCCGGAGAACATCAGCCTGCGCGGCAGCGGCAGCGGCGTCTTCGGGAACTTCGAGGTCGTGACCCTGGAAGGGGCCGACCCGCAGGCCCCGGTCGTCGTCATCAACGGCTACTCGGTCTTCGGGAACGTGGAGGCCAGACCCAAGCGCGGCAAGTGGATCACCGACCTCCAGGGCAGGCTCCGCAAGCACCTCGGGCACTGA
- a CDS encoding lipoprotein — MPDRLPIRTTAAALVTAALLTGCGTTPAPDAPAAPATPGKTSATAPAVKAAATLGGPGSACALPVSFGLAADWKPAAVKEPADPDFAELVRQGPAVMRCEVDAKPSGNIGFLRVWTAAKGPARTALEGFVTAASRPSAVTYRDTRAGALAAVEVTYTTYSELTDESKEERAFAVSTPKGAVVIVHLGGFDTDEHRAMLPAYELARSTTKAL, encoded by the coding sequence ATGCCAGACAGACTCCCGATACGTACGACCGCCGCCGCCCTGGTGACCGCGGCCCTGCTCACCGGCTGCGGGACGACCCCGGCGCCCGACGCCCCGGCGGCTCCGGCGACCCCGGGGAAGACCAGCGCCACCGCCCCGGCCGTCAAGGCCGCCGCGACCCTCGGCGGTCCTGGTTCGGCCTGCGCGCTGCCCGTCTCCTTCGGGCTGGCGGCGGACTGGAAGCCGGCCGCGGTCAAGGAGCCCGCGGACCCGGACTTCGCGGAGCTCGTCCGGCAGGGGCCGGCCGTCATGCGCTGCGAGGTCGACGCCAAGCCCTCCGGGAACATCGGCTTCCTGCGGGTGTGGACGGCCGCGAAAGGACCGGCCCGGACCGCGCTCGAAGGCTTCGTGACGGCGGCGAGCAGGCCCTCCGCCGTCACCTATCGGGACACGAGGGCGGGCGCGCTGGCCGCTGTCGAGGTCACGTACACGACGTACAGCGAGCTCACGGACGAGTCCAAGGAGGAGCGGGCCTTCGCCGTCTCCACCCCGAAGGGCGCGGTCGTCATCGTCCACCTCGGCGGGTTCGACACCGACGAGCACCGGGCGATGCTCCCGGCCTACGAGCTGGCGAGGAGCACGACGAAGGCGCTCTGA
- a CDS encoding fumarate hydratase, whose translation MPEFAYSDLLPLGEDTTPYRLVTSEGVSTFEADGRTFLKVEPEALRRLAAEAIHDIQHFLRPAHLAQLRRIIDDPEASSNDKFVALDLLKNANIAAAGVLPMCQDTGTAIVMGKRGQNVLTSGRDEEALSKGVYDAYTKLNLRYSQMAPVTMWEEKNTGSNLPAQIELYATDGGAYKFLFMAKGGGSANKSFLYQETKAVLNEASMMKFLEEKIRSLGTAACPPYHLAIVVGGTSAEFALKTAKYASAHYLDELPTEGSAETGHGFRDKELEEKVFELTQKIGIGAQFGGKYFCHDVRVVRLPRHGASLPVAIAVSCSADRQAVAKITAEGVFLEQLETDPARFLPETEDSHLDESSDVVKIDLNQPMDEILAELTKYPVKTRLSLNGPLVVARDIAHAKIKERLDAGEEMPQYLKDHPVYYAGPAKTPEGYASGSFGPTTAGRMDSYVEQFQAAGGSKVMLAKGNRSKQVTDACGAHGGFYLGSIGGPAARLAQDCIKKVEVVEYEELGMEAVWKIEVEDFPAFIVVDDKGNDFFQNPAPEPTFTHIPVRGPGLA comes from the coding sequence ATGCCTGAGTTTGCGTACTCCGATCTGCTCCCCCTGGGAGAGGACACCACGCCCTACCGCCTGGTGACCTCCGAAGGTGTCTCCACCTTCGAGGCCGACGGGCGTACGTTCCTCAAGGTCGAGCCGGAGGCGCTGCGCCGGCTGGCCGCCGAGGCCATCCACGACATCCAGCACTTCCTGCGCCCGGCCCACCTTGCCCAGCTGCGCCGGATCATCGACGACCCGGAGGCGTCGAGCAACGACAAGTTCGTCGCGCTCGACCTCCTCAAGAACGCGAACATCGCCGCCGCGGGCGTGCTGCCCATGTGCCAGGACACCGGCACCGCGATCGTCATGGGCAAGCGCGGCCAGAACGTGCTGACCTCGGGCCGTGACGAGGAGGCCCTGTCCAAGGGCGTCTACGACGCGTACACCAAGCTCAACCTGCGCTACTCGCAGATGGCCCCGGTGACCATGTGGGAGGAGAAGAACACCGGCTCGAACCTGCCCGCGCAGATCGAGCTGTACGCGACCGACGGCGGCGCGTACAAGTTCCTCTTCATGGCCAAGGGCGGCGGCTCGGCCAACAAGTCCTTCCTCTACCAGGAGACCAAGGCGGTCCTGAACGAGGCCTCCATGATGAAGTTCCTGGAGGAGAAGATCCGTTCGCTCGGCACGGCCGCCTGCCCGCCGTACCACCTGGCGATCGTCGTCGGCGGCACCAGCGCCGAGTTCGCGCTCAAGACCGCGAAGTACGCCTCCGCGCACTACCTGGACGAGCTGCCCACCGAGGGCTCGGCCGAGACCGGCCACGGCTTCCGCGACAAGGAGCTGGAGGAGAAGGTCTTCGAGCTGACGCAGAAGATCGGCATCGGCGCGCAGTTCGGCGGCAAGTACTTCTGCCACGACGTCCGTGTCGTCCGCCTCCCCCGTCACGGCGCCTCGCTGCCCGTCGCGATCGCCGTGTCCTGCTCGGCCGACCGCCAGGCCGTCGCGAAGATCACCGCCGAGGGCGTCTTCCTGGAGCAGCTGGAGACCGACCCGGCGCGCTTCCTGCCGGAGACCGAGGACTCCCACCTGGACGAGTCCTCGGACGTCGTGAAGATCGACCTCAACCAGCCGATGGACGAGATCCTCGCCGAGCTGACGAAGTACCCGGTCAAGACCCGCCTCTCCCTCAACGGCCCGCTGGTCGTGGCGCGCGACATCGCGCACGCCAAGATCAAGGAGCGCCTGGACGCGGGCGAGGAGATGCCGCAGTACCTGAAGGACCACCCGGTCTACTACGCGGGCCCCGCGAAGACCCCCGAGGGTTACGCCTCCGGCTCCTTCGGTCCGACGACGGCCGGCCGCATGGACTCGTACGTGGAGCAGTTCCAGGCGGCGGGCGGCTCGAAGGTCATGCTGGCCAAGGGCAACCGGTCGAAGCAGGTCACCGACGCGTGCGGTGCGCACGGCGGCTTCTACCTGGGCTCGATCGGCGGCCCGGCGGCGCGTCTGGCGCAGGACTGCATCAAGAAGGTCGAGGTCGTCGAGTACGAGGAGCTCGGCATGGAAGCGGTCTGGAAGATCGAGGTCGAGGACTTCCCGGCGTTCATCGTGGTGGACGACAAGGGCAACGACTTCTTCCAGAACCCGGCCCCGGAGCCGACCTTCACGCACATCCCGGTGCGCGGTCCCGGTCTCGCCTGA
- a CDS encoding HAD family acid phosphatase: MPSAKTTAAALGLTAVLVVGAAPAASAADPDTHITSAAALADVDYATWRHDVAAVVAEARPYIEARSKDAGREKQAIVLDIDNSSLETDFHPFWELPTPAIADVRALVDDAHARGVAVFFVTARPGIIYSLTDWNLKKAGYPVDGLYVRSLPDLFAEVSAYKTEKRAEIEAKGYTIIANIGNNTTDLVGGHAERAFKLPDYGGKLS, encoded by the coding sequence ATGCCCTCCGCCAAGACCACCGCCGCGGCCCTCGGCCTGACGGCCGTCCTCGTCGTCGGTGCCGCGCCCGCCGCCTCCGCCGCCGACCCCGACACCCACATCACCTCGGCCGCGGCCCTCGCGGACGTCGACTACGCGACCTGGCGTCATGACGTCGCCGCCGTCGTCGCCGAGGCCCGCCCGTACATCGAGGCGCGCTCGAAGGACGCCGGCCGCGAGAAGCAGGCCATCGTCCTCGACATCGACAACAGCTCCCTGGAGACGGACTTCCACCCGTTCTGGGAGCTGCCGACCCCGGCCATCGCGGACGTGCGCGCGCTCGTCGACGACGCCCACGCGCGCGGGGTGGCCGTCTTCTTCGTCACCGCCCGCCCCGGGATCATCTACTCCCTGACGGACTGGAACCTGAAGAAGGCCGGCTACCCCGTCGACGGGCTGTACGTGCGCTCGCTCCCCGACCTGTTCGCCGAGGTCAGCGCGTACAAGACCGAGAAGCGCGCCGAGATCGAGGCCAAGGGCTACACGATCATCGCGAACATCGGCAACAACACGACCGACCTCGTCGGCGGCCACGCCGAGCGCGCCTTCAAGCTCCCGGACTACGGCGGCAAGCTGTCGTAA